The following coding sequences lie in one Phaenicophaeus curvirostris isolate KB17595 chromosome 5, BPBGC_Pcur_1.0, whole genome shotgun sequence genomic window:
- the LOC138721270 gene encoding serine/arginine-rich splicing factor 5-like isoform X1, which translates to MSGCRVFVGHLSSRARERDVEKFFKGYGRIREIHLKNGFGFVEFEDHRDADDAIYELNGKELCDERVTIEPARARRGRGRFAQRFSYYQSGSSRYGPPIRTEHRIIVENLSSRISWQDLKDVMRKAGEVTFVDAHRNNRNEGVVEFASYSDMKSALEKLDGTELNGRRIKLTEDHRRHRSRSRSRSYSRSRSRSRSTGSSRSDSRSRSKSRSRSRSRSRSRSRSRSRSRSRSRSRTPKKSYSQKRHRSSLPASSPSPSSSKRKSRSRSSSAHSRS; encoded by the exons ATGAGTGGCTGCCGTGTCTTCGTTGGACACTTGAGCTCACGTGCTCGGGAACGGGATGTGGAGAAGTTCTTCAAAGGATATGGACGCATACGAGAAATCCATCTAAAAAATGGATTCGGATTTGTG gaATTTGAAGACCACAGGGATGCTGATGATGCGATTTATGAATTAAATGGTAAAGAGTTGTGTGATGAAAG GGTTACAATTGAGCCTGCTCGAGCCCGAAGAGGAAGGGGCAGATTTGCACAACGGTTCAGTTATTACCAGAGTGGATCTAG CAGGTATGGACCTCCTATCCGTACTGAACACAGGATCATAGTTGAAAACCTTTCATCCCGTATCAGCTGGCAG GACTTGAAAGATGTCATGAGAAAGGCAGGGGAGGTCACCTTTGTGGATGCACACAGAAACAACAGGAATGAAGG GGTGGTGGAATTTGCATCTTACAGTGATATGAAGAGTGCGCTGGAAAAACTGGATGGCACTGAGCTGAATGGACGCAGAATTAAACTGACTGAAGATCACAGAAGGCATAG AAGCAGATCTCGATCAAGGAGTTATTCAAGGTCTCGCAGCAGGTCCAGGTCTACAGGATCTTCCAGATCGGACAGCCGGTCCAGGTCCAAGTCAAGATCAAGGTCCAGGTCCCGGTCCCGATCTCGATCCCGGTCCCGATCTCGATCCCGGTCCCGTTCTCGCAGTCGTACACCTAAAAAGAGTTACTCCCAGAAAAGGCACCGCTCCAGCTTGCCAgcttcatccccatctccctcttcttctaaaagaaaatcTCGTTCTAGGTCAAGCTCTGCTCATAGCCGTAGTTAA
- the LOC138721270 gene encoding serine/arginine-rich splicing factor 5-like isoform X2 produces the protein MSGCRVFVGHLSSRARERDVEKFFKGYGRIREIHLKNGFGFVEFEDHRDADDAIYELNGKELCDERVTIEPARARRGRGRFAQRFSYYQSGSRYGPPIRTEHRIIVENLSSRISWQDLKDVMRKAGEVTFVDAHRNNRNEGVVEFASYSDMKSALEKLDGTELNGRRIKLTEDHRRHRSRSRSRSYSRSRSRSRSTGSSRSDSRSRSKSRSRSRSRSRSRSRSRSRSRSRSRSRTPKKSYSQKRHRSSLPASSPSPSSSKRKSRSRSSSAHSRS, from the exons ATGAGTGGCTGCCGTGTCTTCGTTGGACACTTGAGCTCACGTGCTCGGGAACGGGATGTGGAGAAGTTCTTCAAAGGATATGGACGCATACGAGAAATCCATCTAAAAAATGGATTCGGATTTGTG gaATTTGAAGACCACAGGGATGCTGATGATGCGATTTATGAATTAAATGGTAAAGAGTTGTGTGATGAAAG GGTTACAATTGAGCCTGCTCGAGCCCGAAGAGGAAGGGGCAGATTTGCACAACGGTTCAGTTATTACCAGAGTGGATCTAG GTATGGACCTCCTATCCGTACTGAACACAGGATCATAGTTGAAAACCTTTCATCCCGTATCAGCTGGCAG GACTTGAAAGATGTCATGAGAAAGGCAGGGGAGGTCACCTTTGTGGATGCACACAGAAACAACAGGAATGAAGG GGTGGTGGAATTTGCATCTTACAGTGATATGAAGAGTGCGCTGGAAAAACTGGATGGCACTGAGCTGAATGGACGCAGAATTAAACTGACTGAAGATCACAGAAGGCATAG AAGCAGATCTCGATCAAGGAGTTATTCAAGGTCTCGCAGCAGGTCCAGGTCTACAGGATCTTCCAGATCGGACAGCCGGTCCAGGTCCAAGTCAAGATCAAGGTCCAGGTCCCGGTCCCGATCTCGATCCCGGTCCCGATCTCGATCCCGGTCCCGTTCTCGCAGTCGTACACCTAAAAAGAGTTACTCCCAGAAAAGGCACCGCTCCAGCTTGCCAgcttcatccccatctccctcttcttctaaaagaaaatcTCGTTCTAGGTCAAGCTCTGCTCATAGCCGTAGTTAA